A window of Hordeum vulgare subsp. vulgare chromosome 5H, MorexV3_pseudomolecules_assembly, whole genome shotgun sequence genomic DNA:
GGGATGCGCTCTGGCGTGTGGCCACCGCCGATGCGCCCCACGTGTTCGACGATTTGATCTTCGTTGACGGCACCCTCTACGCCCTGGTTGGCCTCCGTCTTGCCACGCTGGAGCTGTCCGAAACTTCGCTGGAGTTGTCATTCCTTGGAGgagagtatgatgaggagaacaggCCGGTGGGGGAGCGGTTCATGCTCGGGGAGTGCGACGGCGAGGTGTTGCTCATCGGCGAGGAGCAGGCAGAGACGGTTGTGTACCGTGTTTTCCGGTGGGTGCCTGGGGAGGGAAAGTGGGTGATGATAACAAGCTTGGGTGGGCGAACATTGTTTCTTGGGTTCCATGGATTCGCGGCTTGCATGGGCCCAGATTTCCCTGAGATCCGAGGTGATTGCATATATGCAGCTGGGCGACGCTTGGGCGAATGGTGCGAGTATTCCTTGGTTAATGGAACTTGTGATGTCTGCTATGCTGAATATGCGGGCGCACCACCTCTGAACAGCGATTCACCTCTCAGACCCCCAGTTTGGGTCTTCCCCAGCTTGATGCCTGCCTGAGAAAGGTTACCCAAATCATTGAAGAACAGTGATGCTGACATGAAGTAAGAAAAGGTAAATTTGATCCCTGGGCTTGCTGTTGCTAAAATTTACCATGTCAATTCTGTATAATAGACAATTCATGAAGATCTTTTATGTGCCAGTTAACTGTTATCTTGGTTGAGGTAGTGACACACTTGTTGAACTTGATCATAGGAACTAATAATACCTGGGTAAATGCAGGAAATATTTATTTAGGTATTATGCAATTCGTCGCAATCTCTCTGAACCCTGAAGCTTATTTACCCTCTTTCTTGCCGTACTGATTTGAGATTGCTGCAATAGTGAGTAAGGTCAGGTATCATATGGAAGAATTGTGCCAACACCTTTTgtcaaattcccaaatatcccagGAATTCAGATCAGATGCTTGTACGTTTCCTAGTAGTGTATGGTTAAGAGTCTTCATAACATATGAATGTATCACCTGTGTAGACATATGTACAATGGGGAATATTTCAGAGTTGGAGGCAATGTTGAGATAAATTTGTACTCCCTcctttcttaaatataagtctttttagagatttcactaggagactacatacgaagcaaaatgagtgatctacactctaaagtatgtctatatacatccgtatgtagtctcctagcggaacctctaaaaagacttatatttaggaacggagggagtatcatcttAGAGGAGTTTAGTCATGGATGTTGGCCGGCTTCTGTTTCTAGATTAAACCAGTGGCCCTCTGAACTTGTTTGTATCTTAATTAATAATGCGTGTAATGCTGCAAATCCTGTAGAATTGTTACAGTTGGTTCTATGGTAGCAAGAAGACCAATAATAACCAACATCGAAACATAAGTGTGTTCTATTCTTATATGAGCTGTACTCTTAATACTAGGAGATGTCTTCCTGCTAAAAACAATTAGACTTAGATT
This region includes:
- the LOC123400032 gene encoding uncharacterized protein LOC123400032, producing MATEKRRRHHAPPATADGASSSSTAAASVHTPSPPPDLLPDIARRLTSLEDFFSLRASCRDYRALLPVSRPHLASQAPLLLVSLFPSFAEALFHPRLRRLHRFRLPWGHHVPSSRLTLLYAHGFLVTVTTAAAQYPPRLLLLHLFTGDQQRLPRVPTPFSRAILSADLLVVLFLPGRSTVQHCRPGDALWRVATADAPHVFDDLIFVDGTLYALVGLRLATLELSETSLELSFLGGEYDEENRPVGERFMLGECDGEVLLIGEEQAETVVYRVFRWVPGEGKWVMITSLGGRTLFLGFHGFAACMGPDFPEIRGDCIYAAGRRLGEWCEYSLVNGTCDVCYAEYAGAPPLNSDSPLRPPVWVFPSLMPA